A genomic segment from Pseudomonas sessilinigenes encodes:
- the ccoO gene encoding cytochrome-c oxidase, cbb3-type subunit II, with protein MKHEVVEKNIGLLAFFMVIAVSIGGLTQIVPLFFQDVTNKPVEGMKPRTALELEGRDVYIANGCVGCHSQMIRPFRAETERYGHYSVAGESVWDHPFLWGSKRTGPDLARVGGRYSDDWQRAHLYNPRNVVPESKMPAYPFLVENKLDGKDTAKKMEVLRTLGVPYTDEDIAGAKDAVKGKTEMDALVAYLQGLGTIIKSKR; from the coding sequence ATGAAGCATGAAGTAGTCGAGAAGAACATTGGCCTACTGGCCTTCTTCATGGTCATCGCCGTCAGTATCGGCGGCCTGACCCAGATCGTCCCGCTGTTCTTCCAGGACGTCACCAACAAGCCGGTGGAAGGCATGAAGCCACGCACCGCGCTGGAACTGGAAGGTCGTGATGTGTACATCGCCAACGGCTGTGTCGGCTGCCACTCGCAGATGATCCGTCCGTTCCGTGCCGAAACCGAACGTTATGGCCACTATTCGGTCGCTGGTGAAAGCGTCTGGGATCACCCATTCCTGTGGGGTTCCAAGCGCACCGGCCCTGACCTGGCCCGCGTCGGCGGCCGCTACTCCGATGACTGGCAACGCGCGCACTTGTACAACCCGCGCAACGTTGTCCCCGAGTCGAAAATGCCGGCCTATCCGTTCCTCGTAGAAAACAAGCTCGACGGCAAAGACACCGCGAAAAAAATGGAAGTCCTGCGCACGCTCGGCGTTCCCTACACCGATGAAGACATCGCCGGTGCCAAGGATGCTGTGAAGGGCAAGACCGAAATGGACGCGCTGGTGGCCTATCTGCAAGGCCTGGGCACCATCATCAAAAGCAAACGGTGA